One Apteryx mantelli isolate bAptMan1 chromosome 17, bAptMan1.hap1, whole genome shotgun sequence genomic window, AAGGATTTCTTTCTGTACAAGGTGTACCTGGCACGAGGACTGAAAGACACTGCAGGTCCTTTTCAGAGATACAAAGAAACTGAGAGCATCTCCAGTCTTTCCCTTCTGTAACAGCCTGCTATACCATGGGATGTAGGCAAAGCTCTGAGGAGAAAGAGGCAGCGCGGCGGTCCCGTAGGATCGACCGCCACCTGCGCTCTGAAAGTCAGCGGCAGCGAAGAGAGATTAAGCTCCTTCTCCTGGGTACCAGCAATTCTGGGAAGAGTACTATTGTAAAGCAGATGAAAATCATTCATAGTGGTGGCTTTAACCTGGAGGCTTGCAAGGAATACAAACCTCTGATTATCTATAATGCAATTGACTCCCTCACGCGTATCATTCGGGCTCTAGCCACCCTAAAGATAGAGTTTCACAATCCTGACAGAGCGTATGATGCTGTGCAGCTTTTTGCCCTGACAGGCCCAGCTGAAAGCAAAGGTGAGATTACCCCTGAGCTTCTGGGAGTCATGAAACGGCTCTGGGCAGACCCCGGGGTGCAGGAGTGCTTCTGCCGCTCCAATGAGTACCACCTAGAGGATAACGCTGCATACTACTTAAATGACCTAGAAAGGATTGCAGCACTGGACTACATCCCTACAGTGGAAGATATTCTGCGCTCTCGGGACATGACCACAGGGATTGTAGAAAATAAGTTTACCTTCAAAGAGCTGACTTTCAAAATGGTGGATGTGGGTGGGCAGAGATCTGAGCGCAAAAAATGGATCCACTGTTTCGAGGGGGTTACAGCAATAATTTTCTGCGTGGAGCTGAGTGGATATGACTTGAAGCTATATGAAGATAACCAAACAGTGAGtgcatcttcctttctcttcccacccgcccttcctcctgcccccgGTGTTTGTCCTTTTGTCTCTAAGGTAGGAATGCCCGAGGACCCAGCCCTGCTTCTGGGCCCTCGGGAAATGTGAAAAGTCCGCCCCAAATGtcatttcctcctcccccctgccTTTGTCTGTAGTAAAAAGCCAGAAGCTACAGTTCCTTTCTTTGTGCAGTTTTCCCCACTGGAtagaggtgttttgttttttttttttttcccatccttcCCATGTTATTGTTGGGAAATGGAGGAGTTCCTCAAATGACATGACAGTAGAAAGGGGTTTTTATGCTTTTTGTTGAATACTCAGGCTTATCTGGCTAAGTGTGACTCCAAACATCACTTGGGCAGGGGCATGGGTGGTTGGGAGTAGACATCCTGGTGTAAGGGAATGGTTAATGCAGACATCATGTTTTGGAAGTCCTGGGAAATCTTAAATCTAAAACAGTAACAAGTAACATttgagaaatgagaaaatattggTTGAAATCAAATTTTTTCCCCATGATTTTCAAGCAGAATTTGGGATATTTTgaaattagttttttttaaaaaatcaaatgttCTTTAATTTAAAGTTTCCATACCAATTAAAGTTTAAAGACTGTTATATAGCTACTTTGCCTTGTCCAATGAATAACTACTTCTGTTTTAATTCTCTTTAATGCTGTTGTTAGCCTCCAGTTTGCTTAGCACACAGATGCCGTAGCTACGGAAATACATGTGCACGTTTTCACATATATGACTGTGTGTTTGCTATCACACTCGGCTTGCTTGAGTTGACCTTCATAGGATTTTATTTGAACTTATTTTTTTGACAGCCTCATAAAAACATGATGCTTAAGAGATGAGAATTTGTGGGAAGGAACTTACAATGATTCCATCATCTCATGGTTCTTAAACTTGCCATACTTATGTTTGAAAACAGCTGTCTTTCAGGAAGAATTAAAATCTGTACCCTGAAAATCAGAAGGTTAATCTTACAATGTTTTTACTTCTCTTATACTCCCTTAAGCACCTGCAATTGTTTTACATTTATATAGCTTGTCCACCAAGTATCAGTTCCTAGAGTACTCCAGAACATTGCATCCCTTGTTCTTTTACAGCAGGTTCATTACTAAAGTGTTGGTGGGGAGGAGATTTTTCCCAAGAAAATATTCTTATACAATGTTTGGAATCTAACTGATTCTCAGTAAGATTACAGAAGGGGAATTTTTCAACCATATCTAATGATCTGATTTTGGCAGTTCTTTGTGGAACTGGATTACTAACCACCCTTAACTGTTGTTGCTAACTGGACTATTCTTTTCCATTTGTGTGTAGCAGGCACATGTATATTAGAATTTCTTTAGAGAGTATCCCGAGTAGAGTTTAGTGTATCGCATATTTAAGAGCTCTAATCTGTATGACAACACTGGACCTCAAATGCCTGTATGGATGTGACGCCACTCTGAAGTTGCAATTAGCCTTTGTTATATGCAGCCATCtatttccatttcccttttcctttgctttctttttcttctctcttcccccccccccccccccacacacattccCCATAAAATTATTTTAGGTACAGATCACAGttgtgttatgttttgttttcctctccccCTAAAATACTACACATCCTCAGTGGATAAACAGGATCGCTCGATCTACTCTTGATAACCAACTTGTATAGACTTCCCTGAAGTTATGAAGTGGGGAAATGGGTTGGGAGAAAACAGAATTGCCTCCACAAACACCCGCAGAGCTGAAGCTCTGTGAGATGTCTACCACAGTGCAGAGCTCACTGTCATGAATTTCCTTCTGCCCTGAAGAGCTCTGTTCCACTGCCCTAAAGAAGGGACCAACTTTGACCTTCATCACTATTGTTTATTTTACATTGGACTTGTATAATGTCAATatagctgcatttttttgtttaaaaaaatgtttatcaaGGGCTTCTGTCCTCTTTAAAGATGCAGAATATATGCTCCTGGTTTTGACAATTACTGGAACAACTGCAACAGGTTTAACAAAATGCGAACGCTTCCTAAAAATGGCTCATTTTATATAAAGCGCCTGCTGTTTGCCAGCTCCCTGAGGCAAGGTGAACAATAGCAGTACCTGAAACAACTTCAGTGCTTTCTATCTAGTCTGTTATTTATACAAATACCACTTATCATAGAATCAGGGTACAGATGACAATATTTTCAAGTGACACAAGAGATTACACGGTTCTGGTTCTGAGTTTATATAATTGAGATGGGGGAAACTGTAGTATGAGAAAGAcagtggttaaagaaaaaaaaattccataagTGATACTTTTAACATGTTTTCCAGAGTTTGTATTAGAAGTAGATAGATGTCATTGAGGTAGATTTGGAAGAAGAtgctaatattttctttcaagctatatgaaaaatacacaaaataaaaaaacaaaaatcagacacACTCTGTGGAGCAGCACTTCCCAGAAATCTTACTCTTGGTCTGCAGAAGCCAGAACTTGAACAGACGAGACCTTACTGAAAGGTATGGCagtaaaaaccaaaaccaaaacatcaACTCCTTCCCTCAAAGCCAGCACAAGAATAGAAGATCACTGAAGATAATAGATGTAACTATTCCCTTCACATACCATGCAGCTAGAAAAGGAGTTGCTTAAGTATGATCATATAAAATCTATTCTAATTATTCATAAAGttaaattatttcaatttattcATACTTCTAACACTTTGAGTTTTTAGTTGCTAATACAATTTtttacaaaggtttttttttcatattaagagGGAGCTAAGTGAAAAGTTTGAGAAGCAATTATACTTAGAGTTGAACCAAGACTGTAGAATAGTTTCCACAAATATTCGCTGTCTTTTACAACCTTGCCTTATATGGTTGAATCCCTTTTGTGTGCACTTTCTCTGATTATTCAAGGAAAAGAATTTTATTGTCAAGAACATTCACCTAAGCTGAATTTTGATCAAATACTTCAGAAACACTTCCAATTTGCTGCAAATTAAATACTCAGTATGAATTAGTAATTAACACTCTATAGACCAAGATATCAAAGAAAACTTTTGTAAAGGTAGATTTTAGAAATTTACCTGTGAATAGAGTTTGAATagaaaatagaaacattttaGTGAATAAAAAGTTATGCTGCGGAAGCaaaatatgcaatttcacattaaAGATAAGTTGGGCAAAAGatagtggttttttttaatgaaaaaaaatttgtaATGCACAATGCTGCCTTCAAAGTTCAAACTTTAATATTTAACCAAAACCGCTTTAATTCCAGCACATTTATTCTGGATTCTTATGTGAGCGGTGAGTTGATAGAAATAGTAAGAACCTTGGAAAAGAGAAGTGGATTAAATTTGCATACCCAGCAAAAAGTGTATAACCCTTTCCTAGCTATCTGTGATCTCGGAGAAAGGCCATtgttaagaggaagaaaatagcAAAATTGCTCTTTTTGGTAAGAAAATAAGTTATGTAGAAAGGCCTAAAGATATTATACATCTTCTCAGCTTCCCAAACTCATGAATTAGAATTGCAGGCAAAGTCCAGTGGTTTGCAAACGCATTAAGCCGTCTTACTCCTCCATACCCAAAACATACATAGCAAGGAATCCAAGTGACTTATCAGCTCTGTTCAAAATAAAGAGTTGGTGTTGGGAAGGGGAATAT contains:
- the GNAZ gene encoding guanine nucleotide-binding protein G(z) subunit alpha; translation: MGCRQSSEEKEAARRSRRIDRHLRSESQRQRREIKLLLLGTSNSGKSTIVKQMKIIHSGGFNLEACKEYKPLIIYNAIDSLTRIIRALATLKIEFHNPDRAYDAVQLFALTGPAESKGEITPELLGVMKRLWADPGVQECFCRSNEYHLEDNAAYYLNDLERIAALDYIPTVEDILRSRDMTTGIVENKFTFKELTFKMVDVGGQRSERKKWIHCFEGVTAIIFCVELSGYDLKLYEDNQTSRMAESLRLFDSICNNNWFINTSLILFLNKKDLLAEKIRRIPLTVCFPEYKGQNTYEEAAVYIQRQFEDLNRNKETKEIYSHFTCATDTSNIQFVFDAVTDVIIQNNLKYIGLC